In the Pedosphaera parvula Ellin514 genome, one interval contains:
- a CDS encoding PAS domain S-box protein, which yields MKNEQGESYTLYTPSGVPREAFAKIPMPRNTALFGPTFRGERVIRIGDVLQDPRYGKSAPHHGMPKGHLPVRSYLAVPVFSRSGEVLGGLFYGHSAPNIFTSESEATLRTLASQAGMAVDNANLYSTLHRELADQKRAQQSSQLLASIVESSDDAIISKDLNGIITSWNAGAQKLFGYTAAEAIGQPITIVFPAERLNEEEGILARIRRGERIDHYETIRQHKDGTRIDISLTASPIKDADGRIIGASKIARDIRERRQAEEALQEANEKLARANQELESRVSERTASLQQALSQMEEFSYSVSHDLRAPVRAMQGYARVLMEDFSAQLGQKGTDYLDRIMRSGVRMDRLIQEVLTFSRLARTEIELKPVSLEKLLPDIVHAYPQLQPPHAEIIIKHPLLMMHGHEPSLTQAISNLLNNAAKFVAPGVKPKIHLWTEQSGDRVRLWIEDNGIGIKPDYQARLFGLFQRIHGETIYEGTGIGLAIVRKAADRMGGKAGCVSDGVSGSKFWIELKAVQ from the coding sequence GTGAAGAATGAACAGGGCGAATCCTACACACTTTATACCCCCTCCGGGGTGCCGCGCGAGGCATTCGCCAAAATTCCCATGCCCCGCAACACCGCGCTCTTCGGCCCCACCTTCCGCGGCGAAAGGGTGATACGCATCGGCGATGTGTTGCAAGACCCGCGCTACGGGAAGAGTGCGCCTCATCACGGCATGCCCAAGGGACATCTTCCCGTCCGCAGTTACCTCGCCGTGCCAGTTTTCTCACGCTCCGGCGAGGTCTTGGGCGGCTTGTTCTACGGCCATTCCGCCCCCAACATCTTCACCTCCGAGTCCGAGGCCACACTTCGCACCCTGGCGTCCCAGGCCGGCATGGCAGTGGACAATGCCAACCTTTACTCCACCTTGCACCGTGAACTCGCCGACCAAAAGCGTGCGCAACAATCCAGTCAACTGCTCGCATCCATCGTTGAATCTTCCGATGATGCCATCATCAGCAAAGACCTTAACGGCATCATTACCAGTTGGAATGCCGGGGCTCAGAAGCTGTTCGGCTATACCGCGGCAGAAGCCATCGGCCAACCGATCACTATTGTCTTTCCTGCGGAACGTCTCAACGAGGAGGAGGGCATTCTGGCCCGCATTCGCAGAGGCGAACGCATTGACCATTACGAAACCATCCGCCAACACAAGGACGGCACCAGGATTGATATTTCACTCACCGCGTCTCCTATAAAGGATGCCGACGGCAGAATCATCGGCGCTTCCAAAATTGCGCGGGATATTCGTGAACGCAGACAGGCAGAAGAAGCCCTGCAGGAGGCCAACGAAAAATTGGCCCGGGCCAATCAGGAACTCGAAAGCCGCGTCTCAGAACGCACTGCCTCACTACAGCAAGCCTTGAGCCAGATGGAGGAATTTTCCTACAGCGTCTCTCACGATTTGCGGGCGCCCGTTCGCGCCATGCAAGGATATGCCAGGGTGCTTATGGAAGACTTTTCCGCCCAACTGGGCCAGAAGGGAACAGATTACCTCGATAGAATCATGCGCAGTGGTGTGCGCATGGATCGGCTTATCCAGGAAGTCCTGACTTTTAGCCGGCTCGCCCGGACAGAAATCGAATTAAAGCCGGTCTCCTTGGAGAAACTGCTGCCGGATATCGTTCATGCCTATCCCCAGCTCCAGCCTCCCCATGCTGAAATCATCATCAAACATCCCTTGTTAATGATGCATGGCCATGAGCCCTCGCTGACTCAGGCGATTTCCAACCTTTTGAACAATGCCGCTAAATTCGTGGCACCGGGAGTGAAACCAAAGATTCACCTCTGGACCGAACAATCGGGAGACCGGGTCCGCTTGTGGATCGAAGATAATGGCATCGGCATCAAACCAGACTATCAAGCCCGGCTTTTCGGACTGTTCCAACGCATTCACGGAGAAACCATATACGAAGGAACAGGCATCGGACTCGCCATTGTCCGCAAGGCTGCGGACCGCATGGGTGGCAAAGCGGGCTGTGTATCGGATGGCGTTTCCGGAAGCAAGTTTTGGATTGAATTAAAAGCTGTTCAATAA
- a CDS encoding ABC transporter ATP-binding protein: protein MSFAIETRGLTRRFGNVCAVDALDLQVERGRFYGFLGPNGAGKSTTIKMLTGLLAPTSGAITILGQDVSDTAKAREVKRHIGVVPENLALFDNLTAREYLTFIGRMYLLPPTIVRERSQELLTMMNLEGEEKKLTMEYSHGMKKKLALAAALIPNPELLFLDEPFEGVDAVASRVLRDILKRVVERGATVFLTSHVLEIVEKLCTEVGVIAKGRLVYQGSMAQVRESGTLEETFIKAVGGDEHESQKLSWLES, encoded by the coding sequence ATGAGTTTCGCTATCGAAACCAGGGGGTTGACTCGCCGCTTCGGCAATGTTTGCGCCGTTGACGCCTTGGACTTGCAGGTCGAACGCGGCCGCTTCTACGGCTTTCTCGGCCCTAACGGCGCTGGCAAATCCACCACCATTAAAATGCTCACCGGCCTGCTGGCTCCCACCAGCGGCGCGATTACGATACTTGGCCAGGACGTCAGCGACACTGCCAAAGCTCGCGAAGTCAAGCGTCACATCGGCGTCGTGCCCGAAAATCTGGCGCTCTTCGACAATCTTACCGCCCGCGAATATCTCACTTTCATCGGTCGCATGTATCTGCTGCCACCAACCATTGTGCGCGAACGCTCCCAGGAACTGCTCACCATGATGAACCTCGAAGGCGAAGAAAAGAAACTCACCATGGAATATTCCCATGGCATGAAAAAGAAGCTCGCTTTGGCGGCGGCACTCATCCCCAACCCCGAACTCCTTTTCCTCGACGAACCTTTTGAAGGCGTCGATGCCGTCGCCTCCCGCGTGTTGCGCGACATCCTGAAGCGAGTGGTCGAACGTGGTGCCACCGTGTTCCTGACCTCGCACGTGCTTGAAATCGTCGAAAAACTATGCACGGAAGTCGGCGTCATCGCCAAAGGCAGACTGGTCTATCAAGGCTCCATGGCCCAGGTGCGGGAAAGCGGCACGCTGGAGGAAACCTTCATCAAAGCTGTTGGCGGTGACGAACACGAAAGTCAAAAACTAAGCTGGCTCGAGTCCTGA
- a CDS encoding YceK/YidQ family lipoprotein, translating to MHQVYSGTSADLIYAKDLVNGGTGMDAAGRGFELIIVPIFLAFDTPLSVVMDTVFLPMTVPKQFIHGDMTLVNPLENH from the coding sequence ATGCACCAGGTCTATAGCGGAACATCCGCCGATTTAATATACGCAAAGGATTTGGTGAACGGAGGGACTGGGATGGACGCGGCTGGACGCGGCTTTGAATTGATTATCGTTCCGATTTTCTTGGCATTTGATACCCCTCTATCGGTCGTAATGGATACTGTGTTTTTGCCCATGACTGTGCCAAAGCAGTTTATACATGGAGACATGACATTGGTGAATCCATTGGAGAATCACTAG